A genomic window from Glycine max cultivar Williams 82 chromosome 17, Glycine_max_v4.0, whole genome shotgun sequence includes:
- the LOC100795257 gene encoding AT-hook motif nuclear-localized protein 24, with amino-acid sequence MDPISAHGHSLPPPFHTRDLHLHHQQQQQQHQFQSLNQATEDENSGSSGAQKREREENSNGNNEGAGEAEITRRPRGRPAGSKNKPKPPIIITRDSANAMRTHMMEVADGYDIVESVSEFARKRQRGICIMSGTGTVTNVTLRQPASSGSVVTLHGRFEILSLSGSFLPPPAPPAASGLTIYLAGGQGQVVGGSVVGTLVASGPVVIMAASFSNAAYERLPLEDEDPNSLQMQGGSIGSPGASGVGQSQLLGGDATAPLFHGLPPNLLNSVQMPSEPFWAASTRPPF; translated from the coding sequence ATGGATCCAATCTCGGCACATGGTCATTCCCTCCCCCCTCCTTTTCACACAAGAGATCTCCATCTGCACcaccagcagcaacaacaacaacaccagTTCCAAAGCTTAAACCAAGCCACCGAGGACGAGAACAGCGGCAGCAGCGGCGCGCAGAAAAGGGAACGCGAAGAAAACAGCAACGGCAACAACGAAGGTGCAGGTGAGGCTGAGATAACAAGAAGGCCTCGAGGAAGACCAGCTGGGTCCAAAAACAAGCCTAAGCCACCCATTATCATCACCCGCGACAGCGCCAACGCCATGAGAACCCACATGATGGAGGTGGCAGACGGCTACGACATCGTGGAAAGCGTGTCTGAGTTCGCCAGGAAACGCCAGAGAGGGATTTGCATCATGAGCGGCACCGGCACCGTCACCAACGTCACCCTCCGGCAACCGGCTTCATCGGGTTCGGTTGTCACTCTTCACGGAAGGTTCGAGATCTTGTCCCTCTCGGGATCGTTCCTTCCACCACCTGCGCCACCGGCCGCGTCTGGTTTGACCATCTATCTGGCCGGTGGTCAGGGACAGGTGGTGGGAGGAAGCGTTGTTGGAACACTGGTTGCTTCAGGGCCCGTGGTGATCATGGCCGCCTCGTTTAGCAACGCTGCTTATGAGAGGCTTCCTTTGGAGGATGAGGACCCTAATTCGCTGCAAATGCAAGGAGGTTCAATTGGGTCACCCGGTGCAAGTGGTGTTGGCCAGTCACAGCTTCTAGGAGGGGATGCTACCGCTCCACTTTTCCATGGTTTGCCTCCTAATCTTCTCAATTCTGTTCAGATGCCATCTGAGCCATTCTGGGCGGCATCTACTCGCCCACCTTTCTGA
- the LOC100787871 gene encoding zinc finger A20 and AN1 domain-containing stress-associated protein 1, which translates to MGSSERKPCANNCGFFGTSEKLNLCSKCYKDLCLEEELASMKSVLCSAKPPSPAEPSQGTEGPSKPANRCGTCNKKVGLTGFVCKCGSTFCGVHRYPEKHKCTYDFKGEAREAIAKANPVVKGDKIDRF; encoded by the coding sequence ATGGGTTCTTCGGAGCGGAAACCCTGCGCCAACAACTGCGGTTTCTTCGGAACTTCCGAGAAGCTAAACCTCTGCTCCAAATGCTACAAGGACCTCTGTCTCGAAGAGGAGCTTGCATCAATGAAGTCTGTGCTCTGCTCAGCAAAGCCACCCTCGCCGGCGGAGCCGTCGCAGGGCACGGAGGGTCCGTCGAAACCGGCGAACCGGTGTGGGACATGCAACAAAAAAGTGGGTTTAACCGGTTTTGTGTGCAAGTGTGGGAGTACCTTCTGTGGGGTGCATCGTTACCCGGAGAAACACAAGTGCACCTATGATTTTAAGGGTGAGGCCCGCGAAGCGATTGCGAAGGCGAATCCTGTTGTTAAGGGTGACAAAATTGATAGGTTTTAG